The window GACGATCGGGTCGCGAGATCGCCGAAGCGCACCGCGCGCGCGTCGCCTGACGCGTCACGCCGAGCGCGCCGCCCACCACGCGCGGAGGCGCCGCTCGGCCTCCTCCTCGCCGAGCACCCCCTCGTCGAGGCGCAGATCGAGGAGGAATCGGTAGGCCTCGCCGACCTCGCGGCCGGGGCGGATGCTGAGCACCTCCTGGATGCGGTTGCCGTCGAGCTCGGGGCGCACCGCGTCGATCTGCTCCTGCTCCCGCAGGGCGGCGATGCGATTCTCGATGTCGTCGTACGCCGACGCGAGCCGCATCGCCTTTCGTCGATTGCGCGTCGTCACGTCGGCGCGGGTGAGGATGTGCAGGCGCTCGAGCTCCGCATCCGCGTCGCGGACATAGCGCCGCACCGCCGAGTCGGTCCACGCGCCCTCGGCGTAGCCGAAGAACCGCAGGTGCAGCTCGATCAGCCTCGTCACGGTGCCGATCGTGTCGCTGTCGAACCGCAGCGCCTGCAGGCGCTTGCGCGCCATGCGGGCACCCTTGACGTCGTGATGATGGAAGGTCACGCCGCCGCCCGGCTCGAGCCGCCTCGTCGCGGGCTTGCCGATGTCGTGCAGCAGGGCGGCGAGCCGCAGCGGCACGTCGGGCGCGGCATCCGGATTTCTCTCCCGCTCCAGCTCGATCGTCTGACGCAGCACTGTCAGTGAGTGCTCGTAGACGTCCTTGTGGTGGTGGTGCTCGTCGATCTCGAGGCGGAGCGCCGGCACTTCGGGGAGGAAGAGATCGATCAGTCCGGTCTCGACGAGAAGCCGGATGCCGCGGACGGGGTCGGCGGTCTGGAGCAGCTTGACCAGCTCACCCTGGATGCGCTCGGGGCTCACGATGGAGAGGGTCTCGCGCAGCTCGGTCATCGCCGCAACGGTGTCGGGGTCGACGTCG of the Microbacterium invictum genome contains:
- a CDS encoding CCA tRNA nucleotidyltransferase; this translates as MLNMAEGLARLSALAASPVVSALAAAFDDAGRELSVVGGPVRDAFLGRQTNDLDFTTDASPDDILRIVTPISSAQWDIGRAFGTIGAKVQGESVEITTYRADSYDGVTRKPTVEFGDSLEGDLARRDFTVNAMALRVPACTLVDPTGGVEDLVERRLRTPGDPRVSFGDDPLRMLRAARFASQLEFDVDPDTVAAMTELRETLSIVSPERIQGELVKLLQTADPVRGIRLLVETGLIDLFLPEVPALRLEIDEHHHHKDVYEHSLTVLRQTIELERERNPDAAPDVPLRLAALLHDIGKPATRRLEPGGGVTFHHHDVKGARMARKRLQALRFDSDTIGTVTRLIELHLRFFGYAEGAWTDSAVRRYVRDADAELERLHILTRADVTTRNRRKAMRLASAYDDIENRIAALREQEQIDAVRPELDGNRIQEVLSIRPGREVGEAYRFLLDLRLDEGVLGEEEAERRLRAWWAARSA